TATCTGGTGCAAAAATTGATTGAACTTAAATTAAAAGAAAGGGCTTTTAAATATCAAAAAAGCGATTATATACATTACATTTAAAAAAAAAACTCTCAACTTGCAATTTAATACAAAATAAACAACAATATGGAGGAAAAAATATATGGTTCTTGATAGTGGAGATACAGCATGGATGCTCGTATCCACAGCTTTGGTAATGCTCATGACCGTTCCAGGTGTAGCATTATTTTATGGTGGTATGTCTAAACGAGAAAACGTTTTAAATACCATATTTATGTCACTTATAGCTTTTGCAATTACAAGCGTAATATGGATTTTATACGCATTCCCACTCGCATTTAATGCAAGTGTGGATCCTTGGGGATTAATTGGTGCTCCAGCAAATCTCCTGTTCAGTGGAATAGGCGTAGATGACCTTGCAGCACTTGCACCAACCATACCTACCACAGTTTACGCAGCGTTCCAGATGACATTTGCAGCTATTACAGTAGCACTTATATCTGGTGCTGTCGTTGGAAGAATGAAAGCATCCTCATGGATAGTCTTCTCAGTAATATGGGTATCATTAATATACGTCCCAATTGCCCACTGGGTATGGGGTGGAGGATTCCTTGCACAGCTAGGTGCTCTTGACTTTGCAGGAGGTACAGTTGTACACATAAATTCAGGGGTTGCTGGTTTAGCATTAGCACTTCTCCTCGGAAAAAGAAAAGACATCGCATTACTACCTCACCACCTAGGTTACTCCGTAATTGGTGCCGCACTTCTCTGGTTCGGCTGGTTCGGATTCAACGCAGGTTCAGCATTAACAGCAGGCGGTCTGGCAGGATCTGCATTCCTCGCAACCAACACTGCTACTGCAGCAGCAATGATCTCATGGGTAGCAATAGACATAATAAAAACAGGAAAACCAACCATTCTCGGCGCTATATCTGGTGCCGTAGCTGGTTTAGTAGCTATAACTCCGGCAGCAGGTTTCGTAACTGTGGACGCAGCAATAATTATAGGACTTATAACTTCAGTATTCTCATACTTCGCAGTATCCTGGTTAAAACCACGTCTCGGTTACGACGATGCTTTAGACGTATTTGGTATACACGGTATTTCCGGTACATGGGGAGCTATTGCAACAGGATTGTTCGCAGCACCATTCGTAAATTCCCTAGGAACTGGTGTTTTCTACGGAAATCCAGGACAGTTACTTACCCAGATAATAGCCATAGTCATAGTCGCAGCCTACTCATTCATAGGTACCTTAATCATAGGTAAATTAATAGACATAACTATGGGCCTAAGAGTAGACGAAAAAACAGAAATCGAAGGCCTTGATACCAACTTACACGAAGAATCTGGTTACAGGATTTAAATAAAGTGGATGTGATTAAATGAAAGAAATAATTGCAATAATAAGACCAGAAAAATTAGAAAAAGTAAAAGCTGCACTTGAAGCAATTGAATGCCACGGGTTAACAGTTGTAGACGTGAAAGGTCGCGGAAGACAGCTTGGTGTTACAGAAAGCTACAGAGGCAGCGACTACAGGATAGATCTCCTGCCAAAAACAAGGCTTGAAATTATCGTAAAAGATGAAGAAGTGGATGAAGTTGTTGACACCCTGGTTAAAACAGCACAAACTGGAGACATTGGAGATGGGAAAATCTTTATATCCCCAGTTGAAGAAGTTGTAAGGATCAGGACTGGAGAAAGGGGAGAAAAAGCCGTTTAAATATTTAAACGGTTTAAAACCCTAACTTTTACCCCCTTCTATATTTTTTAAATTTTTTTTATTTATCTTAAAACTACAAATAAACCATTAATTTTATAAACACGTGCCCAATATTTTAAAAAGAGTAATTAGAGCGGTAAAAGGTAGCCAAATAAAGATTTAATCAATCCTTGGCGGAATTTATATGTACGAGGAAATAATACCCAATCTGTACATGATTAAGACAGGCAAACCTAGTTGCACGTCCTATCTGATTTTAGGAACTAAACTAAACATTTTGATTGATTCTGGTATAAATCAAAATTATGGAATCCTAAAGAAAGATTTAAAAGAGATAGGGACTAACATAAGAGATTTAAATCTGGTTATAAATACCCATGAACACGTGGATCACTTTGGAGCTAACAGGTACCTCCAGAACAAAGTACCAATTATAACCCACCGCTATGCAGCCACCAAAATTATATCAGCAGACGATGAAGTGCTGCTTTGCCGCGCTTATGGGCATAACCCTAAAGGATATCACGTACATTTCTGGTTAGAAAACATGAATGTGATAGATATGGGAGATTGGTTTTTAAAAATATTTCATACTCCAGGGCATACCTCAGGATCTATATGTATTTATGAACCACGTAAAAAAATCTTAATATCAGGAGACACAGTATTTGCCCAAGGTACCATCTCAGATATATCTAGCTCCGGAAGCTATGGGGAATATATCAACTCACTGGCCAGATTAAATACCATGAAAATTGATTTGTTGTTACCAGGACATGGTGCCATATCTAAAAATGTAGAAAAAGACATTAAAAAAGCTATAGATAACGCTAAAATGAAACATGAAGAATTTCTAAAGAAAAAACATACCTTTTAAAAAATATTTGACATTATAATCCATTTTTTTAGGTTATTGATTGTTTTATTTTGCTTTTATTTTTTTATTTAAAATTTACATGGTTCATATTACTCTAGATTTGAAATAACATTAGATTTTTGAGTTTTTCAAAATGTTTATATACCAAAACAAGTATAGTTTTAACTACCGGAAGCAGGATTCCTTGATCCGGTATGGAAGTGAACTTTATGGAAGCAAAAAAAATTATAGTTTTGGGAGATTCAGATTCAGGAAAAACTACAGCATTAGAATACATATGTGAAAATTTAACAAAAACTACAGCATTAGACTATGGAAAAGCATTGATAAATGACAAAATGGCATACTTCTTCTGTTCTCCAGGAAATAAACGATTTGCATTTATGCAAGACGTAATATCAAAGAATCTGGATGGAGCCATTATATTTATAGATAATACAATAGGTATCACAAAAAATAATATGAAATTGATTCGATTCATTGAAGAAAAAAGAGTTCCTTATGTTATATTTGCAAATAAGCAGGATATAAATAATAAACCATTAGATATAAACGGCAATGCACCAATTATTCCAACAAACGCCATAACAGGGCAGGGAATCAAAAATGGCTTAGAAAGGTTATTTAAATTAATGAGTAGTGAACGTATGAAATTTAAGCAAATTGCAGTTGCCGCATAATCGTCCCTAAAAACTCAATACAATTATAAATACTAAATTACAGGTGATTTTAATGATAAAAATCCTGATTTTAGGAGCTTCAGGTTCTGGAAAAACCACTGCTTTGAAGCACATAAACAACCATGAAAATGTATCTATTTCATCATTTGACTATGGAAAAGCAACTATTGGTGAAGATACAACTTATCTTTTTAGTTCTCCAGGTATAGAAGGATTTAAATTTATAAATGACATAGTATCCTCCGATATTGATGGAGTTATAATATTTATAGACAATTCAATAGGTACTACTGAAACAGATGAAGAAATAGTCAACTTTGTAAGTAACAAACAAATTCCTTATGTTATATTTGCAAATAAGCAGGATTTAGACAATTCTAATTTAAAGATTAATTCTGATGCAATGGTTATACCTGCAATTGCAATAGAAGGAATCGGGATTAATGACGGCCTGAAAATGCTGCTTAAATTAGTAGAAAATACTGTAAAGCAGGATGCAACCCCCAAAAAAGAATACAGTAATATAGCTAAATCAACAAGCGACGAAAATATAAAACCCCAAAGAGAATTCAAAGATATAATCAAAGATATTAAATCCGCACACCAAAAGGATCCACAGAAACCAGATTTTAAAGCGCTGGTTAAAAAAATTAAACCATCACGTAATAATGACGTTGAAAAAACGGAAATTTGCAAATTAAAATTAATAATGCATCCAATAGAACTGGATAATGTAAAAAAAGCATTAGAAGACTTTGGATTTTCTAATATAACCCTAACTAAAATTGGTCACCTTAACAGTGAGTCCACATCCAAAGAAACATATAGGGCCAGCAGATATGATATAAACATCCCCCAAAGAGTACAGCTCAGCATGGTAATGAAAAGGGAAGATGTTAAATATGTAATTCAAGCCATAGAACCTATTAAAACAGAAGATATCATGGATGAAATGTTTATATCTCCTGTAGAAAACGTGATAAGAATTAGAACTGAAGAAAACGGCGAAGAAGCAATTGAATAGTATTTAAATTTTAACTGAATTTGAATAAATTAATTTAAAAAAATAAAATGGTAAAATTATTTACCATCCTCTTGACTGAAGCCTCTCTTCTTCTGGAATTTGGCTTATTTCAAGACCAGGCATAGCTTTTCCAAGCCCTCTTGAAACTTTAGCTATGATTTCAGCGTCTTCATAATTGGCTGTTGCTTCAGTAACTGCTTTTGCGACTAATTCTGGATTTTCTGATTTAAATATTCCAGATCCAACAAAAACACCGTCTGCTCCAAGCTGCATCATAAGTGCAGCATCTGCAGGTGTTGCAACACCACCAGCTGCGAAGTTTACAACTGGTAATTTTCCAAGTTCAGCTGTCTGTTTTACAAGCTCGTATGGAGCTTCAAGTTCTCTTGCAATTCCCCACAGTTCTTCTTCGGTTTTATTTCTGATTTCCCTTATGGTTCCCTGTATCACTCTCATGTGTCTTACAGCTTCAACCACATTACCAGTGCCTGCTTCACCTTTTGTTCTTATCATGGCCGCCCCTTCATCTATTCTTCTTAGTGCTTCGCCAAGGTTTCTTGCCCCGCAGACAAAAGGAATTGTAAATTTCTTTTTATCAACATGATATTTTTCATCGGCAGGTGTTAGAACTTCACTTTCGTCAATCATATCGACACCAAGGGATTCTAATACCTGTGCTTCAACAAAGTGGCCGATTCTAACTTTTGCCATAACTGGTATTGAAACTGCGTCCATTATCTCAATAACCTTTGAAGGATCTGCCATCCTGGCGACTCCGCCTGCAGCCCTTATATCAGCTGGGACTTTTTCTAGAGCCATTACTGCTACTGCACCTGCATTTTCTGCGATTTCAGCCTGTTCAGCGTTGATGACGTCCATTATGACTCCGCCTTTGGTCATTTTTGCAAATCCTTTCTTTAAAACTTCTGTTCCATGTAACATCGAATTTTCCTCCAAATGATTTTGTTAAATTAAATTTTTTCCTAAATGCAAGATTTAAAAAGCATTATTACTTAAAAACATTGTTTAGGTTAACATTATATAACAATTGTTATATTATAAATCTTTTTATAGATTATTTATTAATTTGATTTCAAAGATTAAATAGTTTAACTGAATCATTTTTTGGATACTTTAAAATTATAAGTGTACATGATCTGAATATTAATCCAGTTTAAATCTTTAGGAATTAAAGTTCTCAGTTGCAACTATAAACTGGGCCCCCATCTTGATTTTATGATAAAAAAATTTCTAAACAGAATGAAGTCATAACTGCACATAACTGCTAGTGAAACAATTTTTTCGAATTTTATATGTCTATTTTTGACATAATATATTGATGGTTAGTACTACAAATTTCTTGCAATGACTGCATTAAACAGTTAGTTCGTTATAGTTCAGTTTAACGAAGTATCTAAGCACACAATTTTCAAAATTTAATAAAATAAAATAAATTTAAAATTACCAAAAATCACTCACCAGAGATACATGTAGCCAGTAATTTACTTTAATTTTTTCAATTTTTATAATAATTATAAATTTCGTCAGGTAAAAACTACATAAACTAGCATTTTTTTATTTTGCAGATTAACAGATCAATTTCAATGTTAGCCCATCATTAATAGTTAGACTTATTTGATATTGCCGTAAACTTAAAGTATTACTAATTATAATATAATTAATATATTGAATTAATTGATTTATATATAAAAAAGGAGATAAGAAATGAAAATAGCAGATGAATTAAAGGGTAAAGAAGTTATAGATGCAGCTGGAAATAAAATAGGCGAAATAAGTGATGCAGAATGGAACCCTCAAACCAACAGGGTTGAATCACTAATTGTTACAGAAGGAGGGGCTTCTGCTAAACTGGGAATGGGCAAAAAAATAGAAATACCCTACAGCGAAATTAAAACCATAGGCGAAAAAGTGCTCTTAAACGGTACAAGTAAATCTGAAAGTGTAGAAGAACCTCCAAGCATAGAAGAGATCAGAAGAAGGGAAGAAGAAATATAAAATTTCCTACTAACCATATATTCTTTTACAAATTACATACCTAAACTCAAAAGAAGAGATAAATATCCTCTTTACTTATTTTTACACTCTTCCCCTTTATTTTTATAAATTGTATTCCTTTCCATTACTAGAAAAATACAAACAATATAACTAATTTATGGGCATATTATCTTTGCGAGTTAAAATTTTAAACTTAACAAAATAAAACTATTCTATGTGGCTACTAACGTTTCATTTATCTAAGCTCAAAGAGATTTTTAATTTAATCAGATTAACCTTTCATTTAAATGATCAAACAGGGTTAACTATATAAAAAAATAGTCTAACTTGATAGTAAACAATATTATAGAATATACCTCAATTTCCAGTTAGAAAATAGCGAAATATTATTGGAAATAAAAATTATTAAAATTTAATAAGTCTTGGTCTAAGTTTTAGAAAGTACAATTTGTAATTTATATATTTAAATAAAATTTAGTAATTTTCTAAACATTCATCCTTTAAAACACGGGCATCCTCATTTGCAGGATTTATAAGTATGGCCCGGTTAAAACACTCTGCTGCTTTTTCAAACTCATCAAGCTCCATAAGGGCCACACCTTTATTGCTCCAGATAATATCATTTTTAGAATCTAGATTTAACGCTTCGTCGTAACAATTTAAAGCTTCATCAAACCTTCCAAGCTCTAAAAGGGCATTACCTTTACGATTCCATGTTGATGCATCAGGTGCTTCTTCAAAGCATAACTCCAATGCTTTATCATAAGATGTAAGCGCTTCTTCAGTCCTTTCTAATTCTGTCAAAATATTTCCCTTTGCATTCCATACATCAGGATTTTCAGGCTCTATTTCTAGAATCTTATCATAACACTTTAAAGCATCTTCAAATCTTCCAAGCATCTCTAAAATAAAGCCTCTCCAGTACAACACAGCAGAATTAGCTTTATTTATCTTTAAAGCCTTTGTATTGCACTTTAATGCTTCTTCAGGCTTATTTGAATTTAAAAGTGCTATTGCCTTGTTGTTCCAGATGAACTCATTCTCAGGATCATTTGCTAATGCCTTATCATAGTTTTTGATGGCTTCATCGAACTTACCTAAACGTGACAGATTGTCCCCCCTCTTATTTAAGAGATAAACATCATCAGGGTCGTGTCTTAAAGCTGCAGTATAACACATTACAGAATCATTGAATCTTCCAGAATCAAACAATATATCTGCTCTTTTGGTTATCAAAGCTTTTTCATCTATTTTTTCGCCTTCCCATTTATCAACCGGATACTTCTTAAACCTTATTACCTGGAACAGTGAATCATCATCAGTATCATCAGGATACATCTTTCTAAATTCTGCTTCCAGCTCTGCAGCATTCTCAAAACCCTCTTCTCTTGCAAGATTATCATCTTCAATGATATCTTTAAACTCCATAATCTCTACGCCAGTTACTTCAGCTTCAAATAGCTTTTTACGCTCTTTAGATACGAGATTCCAGTAGCAGTGAAGACGATCCCCTGGAGAAAGTGGTTTTTTCCATAGTTTCCTTATTGTGGTAGTTTTTTTACCTGTTATAAGTTCTAGATGACTGCTTCCAAATAATAATATAGGCATATACAACCTCCGTCTAAAAATAGGCACTAATCCTTTTGTTAGTTGATATTTGAAAATCTCTCAAAAATCTCCGATTTTTGTAAGCTTCGATTTTTTATGTTTGCGGAGTAAAGCATGCAAATCTCATATTTGCTGCAAAAAACTTCGTTTTTCTGCCCCGAAAACAAGTTTTCGAGGGCTATCACAATCTTTGATTGTGATGCACCAAACACTGCGTGTTTGAGTGCTCCAAAAATAGAAAATTTTTGAAAGCTCCGCAACTGCAAAAACCTTTCAAAAACCTTTGGTTTTTGAATGCACAAAAAACATAATGTTTGCAAGCTTTGATTTTCAACGGGAAAAATCATGGATTTTTCCATGTTATAGTAAGATTAATTAATAATTCGTTTAGTCCATTAGTTTGTTATCTCAATACTACTAAATAATATTGAACTACACCATCTAAAAGCTCCAGTACAATAAAAGATCAGCAACCAAATAATAGTTAATTAATTTATAAATTCATTTCCAAATTCTGCTGTTTTTATTTTCACTCTTTTTAAGAATGGTTTTACAGCCGCACCAATTTCTTTAAGTTCATCCCTTGAAGGAATAGGAGTGCCCTGTAGTTTTTTATCTAATACTCTTTTATCTCTGAATTGTTGAATTGTATATATATCCGTTGTTATACTTTTTGCAATTTCAATTATGTCTTGAGGATCCATTAAGAAAGGTACGTAAGTTGTCCTGCATTCAAGATATATTCCACTGCAAATTTCCATACTTTCTTTAACTTTATCCCCTATATCTGATCCTATAATCTCTTCGTACTTATCAAAAGGAGCCTTAATATCTAAAGCTACATAATTCAATAGATCTATAAGTTCAGAAAGTTTATCAGGAAAACATCCATTTGTATCCAGTTTAGTTTCTAATCCATGGTTTTTACAGTATTTCAAGATTTCTTTCACATCATCATACTGTATAAGAGCTTCCCCTCCAGTTATTACAACGCTGTCTATAAAATCAATGGAACTTTCAATTTTTTCAATGATTTCATCAAGTTCTACTGATTTTCCATTGTCTATGAGTTCAGGATTATGGCAATATGGACACTTTAAGATACAACCTCCTGAAAAAATAACAAGGGA
This Methanobacterium bryantii DNA region includes the following protein-coding sequences:
- a CDS encoding PRC-barrel domain-containing protein — its product is MKIADELKGKEVIDAAGNKIGEISDAEWNPQTNRVESLIVTEGGASAKLGMGKKIEIPYSEIKTIGEKVLLNGTSKSESVEEPPSIEEIRRREEEI
- a CDS encoding MBL fold metallo-hydrolase, with the protein product MYEEIIPNLYMIKTGKPSCTSYLILGTKLNILIDSGINQNYGILKKDLKEIGTNIRDLNLVINTHEHVDHFGANRYLQNKVPIITHRYAATKIISADDEVLLCRAYGHNPKGYHVHFWLENMNVIDMGDWFLKIFHTPGHTSGSICIYEPRKKILISGDTVFAQGTISDISSSGSYGEYINSLARLNTMKIDLLLPGHGAISKNVEKDIKKAIDNAKMKHEEFLKKKHTF
- a CDS encoding P-II family nitrogen regulator, which gives rise to MKEIIAIIRPEKLEKVKAALEAIECHGLTVVDVKGRGRQLGVTESYRGSDYRIDLLPKTRLEIIVKDEEVDEVVDTLVKTAQTGDIGDGKIFISPVEEVVRIRTGERGEKAV
- a CDS encoding P-II family nitrogen regulator; its protein translation is MIKILILGASGSGKTTALKHINNHENVSISSFDYGKATIGEDTTYLFSSPGIEGFKFINDIVSSDIDGVIIFIDNSIGTTETDEEIVNFVSNKQIPYVIFANKQDLDNSNLKINSDAMVIPAIAIEGIGINDGLKMLLKLVENTVKQDATPKKEYSNIAKSTSDENIKPQREFKDIIKDIKSAHQKDPQKPDFKALVKKIKPSRNNDVEKTEICKLKLIMHPIELDNVKKALEDFGFSNITLTKIGHLNSESTSKETYRASRYDINIPQRVQLSMVMKREDVKYVIQAIEPIKTEDIMDEMFISPVENVIRIRTEENGEEAIE
- the pdxS gene encoding pyridoxal 5'-phosphate synthase lyase subunit PdxS, whose amino-acid sequence is MLHGTEVLKKGFAKMTKGGVIMDVINAEQAEIAENAGAVAVMALEKVPADIRAAGGVARMADPSKVIEIMDAVSIPVMAKVRIGHFVEAQVLESLGVDMIDESEVLTPADEKYHVDKKKFTIPFVCGARNLGEALRRIDEGAAMIRTKGEAGTGNVVEAVRHMRVIQGTIREIRNKTEEELWGIARELEAPYELVKQTAELGKLPVVNFAAGGVATPADAALMMQLGADGVFVGSGIFKSENPELVAKAVTEATANYEDAEIIAKVSRGLGKAMPGLEISQIPEEERLQSRGW
- a CDS encoding GTPase; this encodes MEAKKIIVLGDSDSGKTTALEYICENLTKTTALDYGKALINDKMAYFFCSPGNKRFAFMQDVISKNLDGAIIFIDNTIGITKNNMKLIRFIEEKRVPYVIFANKQDINNKPLDINGNAPIIPTNAITGQGIKNGLERLFKLMSSERMKFKQIAVAA
- a CDS encoding ammonium transporter, translating into MVLDSGDTAWMLVSTALVMLMTVPGVALFYGGMSKRENVLNTIFMSLIAFAITSVIWILYAFPLAFNASVDPWGLIGAPANLLFSGIGVDDLAALAPTIPTTVYAAFQMTFAAITVALISGAVVGRMKASSWIVFSVIWVSLIYVPIAHWVWGGGFLAQLGALDFAGGTVVHINSGVAGLALALLLGKRKDIALLPHHLGYSVIGAALLWFGWFGFNAGSALTAGGLAGSAFLATNTATAAAMISWVAIDIIKTGKPTILGAISGAVAGLVAITPAAGFVTVDAAIIIGLITSVFSYFAVSWLKPRLGYDDALDVFGIHGISGTWGAIATGLFAAPFVNSLGTGVFYGNPGQLLTQIIAIVIVAAYSFIGTLIIGKLIDITMGLRVDEKTEIEGLDTNLHEESGYRI
- a CDS encoding tetratricopeptide repeat protein, which codes for MPILLFGSSHLELITGKKTTTIRKLWKKPLSPGDRLHCYWNLVSKERKKLFEAEVTGVEIMEFKDIIEDDNLAREEGFENAAELEAEFRKMYPDDTDDDSLFQVIRFKKYPVDKWEGEKIDEKALITKRADILFDSGRFNDSVMCYTAALRHDPDDVYLLNKRGDNLSRLGKFDEAIKNYDKALANDPENEFIWNNKAIALLNSNKPEEALKCNTKALKINKANSAVLYWRGFILEMLGRFEDALKCYDKILEIEPENPDVWNAKGNILTELERTEEALTSYDKALELCFEEAPDASTWNRKGNALLELGRFDEALNCYDEALNLDSKNDIIWSNKGVALMELDEFEKAAECFNRAILINPANEDARVLKDECLENY
- a CDS encoding anaerobic ribonucleoside-triphosphate reductase activating protein, with protein sequence MMIGDMIVSSLEFPGKMSLVIFSGGCILKCPYCHNPELIDNGKSVELDEIIEKIESSIDFIDSVVITGGEALIQYDDVKEILKYCKNHGLETKLDTNGCFPDKLSELIDLLNYVALDIKAPFDKYEEIIGSDIGDKVKESMEICSGIYLECRTTYVPFLMDPQDIIEIAKSITTDIYTIQQFRDKRVLDKKLQGTPIPSRDELKEIGAAVKPFLKRVKIKTAEFGNEFIN